A stretch of Schistocerca americana isolate TAMUIC-IGC-003095 chromosome 3, iqSchAmer2.1, whole genome shotgun sequence DNA encodes these proteins:
- the LOC124607408 gene encoding thioredoxin, mitochondrial-like: MVGLTNHKKFSEARQEVKDPTVSIKQWCKPCEKLTPRIESVIAEKKGKILLAKVDVDENTDLAMDYEVGSIPSLIAIENGKVKERLDGLQNTEKLRSFVDKICKTEKADE; encoded by the exons GTAGGTCTGACAAACCACAAGAAGTTTAGTGAGGCAAGACAGGAAGTGAAAGACCCTACTGTAAGTATTAAACA ATGGTGCAAACCCTGTGAAAAACTTACACCACGAATTGAATCAGTTATAGCAGAGAAGAAGGGCAAAATACTGCTCGCTAAAGTGGATGTTGATGAAAACACTGATCTTGCCATGGACTACGAG GTAGGCAGTATACCATCCCTCATAGCCATTGAAAATGGGAAGGTAAAAGAAAGGCTAGATGGGCTACAAAACACTGAGAAATTAAGAAGTTTTGTTGATAAAATCTGTAAGACAGAAAAGGCTGATGAATGA